In the genome of Fructilactobacillus hinvesii, the window TAATGCGTCGAATTCCGGCACCAACCCCACTTTCAGAAAGAATTTTAAATAACCCAATCTGACTGGTATTGTTCACGTGGTCACCACCACAAAATTCTACGGAAAAGTCTCCCGCTTTCACGACCCGTACTTGATCACCGTACTTATCGTCAAACAGTGCAATGGCTCCCATTTCTTTTCCTGTTTTTTGATCCGTAACGACCGTTTCTACGGGTAAGGCGGCAAAAATGTGATCATTAACCATTCGTTCTACCTTAGCTAAATCTTCTTTGGTTACCGAACCAAAGTGATTAAAATCAAAGGTTAAATAATCCGGTTTTACCAACGAACCGGCTTGTTCAGTGTGTCCACCAAGAACGTTGCGTAATGATTGATCTAACAAGTGGGTTGCCGTATGGTTCCGTTCCACTCCAGCGTGAGACTGGCGGTTAACTTCCAGCCGGTAATGGCTTCCCTTTTGTAATTTTCCCGTGACTTGAACGGTATGCAGGTTCTGTCCGTTGGGAGCATGTTGAACGTCGGTCACCGTTGCGACTTCTTGGTTAGCTTCATCATAAATCTTCCCGGTATCTGCAACTTGGCCCCCCATTTCAGCATAGAACGGCGTTTGATCAAAAATGACCTCGGCCGTCCCAGTTGTCGCTTGATCAACCAATTGTTCATCTACGATTAAATCTTGCAGTTGAGCGGCTGGAACGGTTAATTGGTCGTAGCCCACGTACTCACTCGGCGTTTTAATTTCCAACAATAAGTCCCGTTGCACCTTCATGGAACCTTTACTTCCCCGAGCTGCTCGTGCTCTAGCTCGTTGTTGTTCCATTTCTTGATCAAATCCGGTTTCGTCCACTTGAATACCACGGTCATTAGCATATTCTTCCGTCAACTCTAACGGGAATCCGTAAGTATCGTATAGTTGAAAGGCGTCTTTTCCAGCAATCTCTTTTTGTCCGGCTTCCTTGGTCTTTGCAATTAAATCATCTAACAGTTTAATCCCATCGTTTAAGGTAGCGTTAAATCGATCTTCTTCACTTTTGACAATCTTTTGAATGTAATCTTTTTGTTCTAAGACGTGCGGATAGTGAGATTGCATGATTTCTCCAACCACGGGCACTAACTTGTATAAAAAGGCTCCGTTAATTCCCAACTGATGGCCGTTAACCGTAGCCCGGCGCAGCAAGCGCCTGATCACGTAGCCCCGTCCTTCGTTAGAAGGTAACGCTCCATCTCCAATGGCAAAGGTAATTGCTCGAATGTGATCGGCAATTACTTTAAAGGAAATGTCATCTTCAGCGTTATTGCCGTAGTGTCGATTGTCACTAAAGGTTTCTGTTTTTTTAATTAATGGTAGAAACAGATCCGTTTCAAAGTTAGTAGGAGCATCTTGAAATACCGAAACAACCCGTTCTAATCCCATTCCCGTATCAATGTTTTTTCGAGGGAGTGGTTCATAAGTTCCCTCAGCCGTGTGATTAAACTGGGAGAAGACAATGTTCCAAACTTCTAGATAGCGTTCGTTTTCCCCCCCAGGATAATTTTCCGGATCATCAGGAGCTAAGTCGTCATACTTTGCTCCCCGATCGTAGAAAATTTCTGAATCAGGTCCAGAAGGTCCCTGACCAATGTCCCAGAAATTATCTTCTGCCGGAACCAAGTGATCGGGAGCAATTCCCACTTTTTCCCACAGTTCCTTTGTTTCCTTGTCCTCTGGATAGTAAGTTACGTACAAGCGGTCTTTGTCCCAGCCAAACCACTTCTCACTGGTTAAGAGTTCAAAGGCCCACGGAATCACTTCTTTTTTAAAGTAATCACCAACCGAGAAATTACCCAGCATTTCAAACAGGGTCTGGTGCCGAGCTGTTCGTCCCACGTTTTCAATGTCGTTCGTCCGGATGCTTTTTTGCGAACTAGTCATCCGCGGATTAGCCGGAGCCACCGAACCATCAAAGTACTTCTTCATGGTAGCCACTCCAGAGTTAATCCACAGCAACGTCGGATCATCCTTTGGAATTAAAGATGCACTGGGCACAATTTCATGGCCCTTTTCATGAAAAAAATCCAGAAACATTTGGCGAATTTGCCCACTATTAAGTTGTTTCATTTTTTCCTCCTTATAGAAAAAACACCGTTGCTACCAGAGACGCCGAAACGCGGTACCACTCTGTTTGCAACGATGTTGTCGTTAACCTCTTTAGCCCCTGATAACGTGGGGAGCGCATTATTGTGATTTTAACCGTGGGAGCCCAACTTTCAAAGATGCTTCGGACGCTTTCAGCGATTCGTCCTCTCTGTAAGAAGCAACGTTCAAACGGATATCCACAGACAAATTATAGTCAGAAAAAAGGTTCCTTGTCAATTATTGATATCGTTGCGAACTGCGCTTTTTCTGCTTCTTTTTAGCGCGAATCTGTTGTCGCAGTTCCACC includes:
- the alaS gene encoding alanine--tRNA ligase — translated: MKQLNSGQIRQMFLDFFHEKGHEIVPSASLIPKDDPTLLWINSGVATMKKYFDGSVAPANPRMTSSQKSIRTNDIENVGRTARHQTLFEMLGNFSVGDYFKKEVIPWAFELLTSEKWFGWDKDRLYVTYYPEDKETKELWEKVGIAPDHLVPAEDNFWDIGQGPSGPDSEIFYDRGAKYDDLAPDDPENYPGGENERYLEVWNIVFSQFNHTAEGTYEPLPRKNIDTGMGLERVVSVFQDAPTNFETDLFLPLIKKTETFSDNRHYGNNAEDDISFKVIADHIRAITFAIGDGALPSNEGRGYVIRRLLRRATVNGHQLGINGAFLYKLVPVVGEIMQSHYPHVLEQKDYIQKIVKSEEDRFNATLNDGIKLLDDLIAKTKEAGQKEIAGKDAFQLYDTYGFPLELTEEYANDRGIQVDETGFDQEMEQQRARARAARGSKGSMKVQRDLLLEIKTPSEYVGYDQLTVPAAQLQDLIVDEQLVDQATTGTAEVIFDQTPFYAEMGGQVADTGKIYDEANQEVATVTDVQHAPNGQNLHTVQVTGKLQKGSHYRLEVNRQSHAGVERNHTATHLLDQSLRNVLGGHTEQAGSLVKPDYLTFDFNHFGSVTKEDLAKVERMVNDHIFAALPVETVVTDQKTGKEMGAIALFDDKYGDQVRVVKAGDFSVEFCGGDHVNNTSQIGLFKILSESGVGAGIRRIKAVTGKYAFDYLNDEEKMLTEIAQTIKVPTNEQAPGRVKELQAQIKELESTQESLEAKLANQEAQDLFNHPETINGVTLITGQLENANMNQLRELADTWRNEARSNVLVLGTANDGKANLLVAVDEEHVKAGIKAGDLIKAIAKHIQGGGGGRPNLAQAGGKNPAGLPAALQAASEWLATK